One part of the Drosophila teissieri strain GT53w chromosome 3R, Prin_Dtei_1.1, whole genome shotgun sequence genome encodes these proteins:
- the LOC122620083 gene encoding uncharacterized protein LOC122620083 isoform X2 yields MLPLSLASAEAKQLQRDISISMSPASGAAIASATTNGNGVASVSGGNPNPNSLLTLAPRKEELRFLPLASMGGNKTCNITISNVQPMKSKLTAVNIVPNSIKSAGAGATAGAAAAPLFQLVPSPSNPSQPLVAILAPNRKPTLLGGGASNTQPVVIRSGTPLHKSSLTVDTSGTPVQPGGSGAAGATGTGGAPLTLVGKTVVPPKIQTAPVQIPSTVPGAQISLLANPLKPRAPLILSKVAVDKLRLKFNQVKNNPNALVLGKANHVKKLLPSPNPSGEDKTKSVQNNKHNNSASQLKAVVAAKTMPVVTEEPTINNNHVSLIKAKPVAMKAVPLPIQETPTVPEVAPVSTAPEKVDVGPSAKPTPKTTPKPTPKPLEISTNGKAKEKKVPAQEQKQKPMDTLQLQPPVTKEITQLPSAVPKDLPKLKRSKSFVSNHPPSPVASNERRHSVAIMAKEVDVIEQPSAPIETITIEDDDESEEEQQKPEKKETPKQKQMTMPILPAGITISTTSRAVAKKKPVRKNSSVTTISSSASGSSSNSDVEEVPAKKIEEELSLLPGISIIKAESLPLSREDFERSLRCDEQVPQTPPKSSSSSSSSGSNASETSPPPKLADAKPARPPVKNGKKAHDHDVFPSPGSKTNTFKRSMMQNLTMLKWRGQQPANLQNSTIRFELNQFNLLQINERCQPRQGPAAYFERPLYDRPGRRPSGSIHPLLYLCQRCNCHGPAADFLAPHFCSVGCVRRSQKRRLPTTTQKDSKISRTQLEQTAGTVPDPPQKQHANYKTQTKSLSAIQEQLQQRQKDKARKPFRWSEYLKSKGKDVAAPIHLFLNPFPISPNCFERGMKLEAIDPENCSLFCVCSIVEVRGYRLKLSFDGYSSMYDFWVNADSQDIFPPGWCDETARVLQAPKDYNSERFSWSRYLVKTGGKAAPRALFAHLNMQQQLGVRNGFAVGMHLEAEDLNDTGKICVATVTDILDERIRVHFDGWDDCYDLWVHITSPYIHPCGWHEGRQQLIVPPDYQKSAFNWDDYISEVGGMAASKELFTPRQPMEYQARMKLEVVDQRNPCLIRPATVVTRKGYRVQLHLDCWPTEYYFWLEDDSPDLHPIGWCEATSHELETPPGYLQTKSVMPCDVEGCRGYGNAKRFNLNVHALRDCCPYAPENWRQWRSKTVKPPRVAPENIRRGWAKKPKRASSEAKQAVKDESHPEVIQPKTAAKAQAKRKTPPPKEKVVKKQKQDAEQVPDERSLAIAKSFVKDYGPQFLQNYRLWQQNSAFDLDEVRSNPLHWTSWDVCEYIERALNSTDIAKLILDQDIDGRALLMLGRQELDKYLKLKVGPAVKLYSLIVNLRIAVVCKFGSNTSGLAINADAPIREEDTPLAAAKQQQEQSQSNGYKAEHDQELSESGDDEDVMLDSDDFLSVKPSCLVIDEDADGDADADVVMVPLEVRMPLRTAS; encoded by the exons ATGCTGCCATTGTCGTTGGCCAGCGCGGAGGCCAAGCAGCTCCAGCGCGATATATCCATCTCCATGTCGCCAGCGAGTGGAGCAGCCATCGCTTCGGCCAccacaaatggaaatggtgtTGCCTCCGTCTCCGGCGGAAATCCAAATCCTAACAGCCTCCTTACGCTGGCTCCGCGCAAGGAGGAGTTGCGCTTCCTGCCCCTCGCATCCATGGGCGGCAACAAAACCTGCAACATCACCATCAGCAATGTCCAGCCAATGAAATCCAAACTGACGGCGGTCAACATAGTGCCAAATTCCATAAAGTCCGCTGGTGCAGGCGCCactgctggagcagcagctgcgccCCTGTTTCAGCTGGTGCCATCGCCCAGTAATCCTAGCCAGCCGTTGGTGGCCATTCTGGCACCGAATCGCAAACCCACGCTGCTTGGCGGAGGTGCATCCAATACCCAACCTGTGGTCATACGCTCCGGAACACCTTTGCACAAGAGCAGTCTGACCGTTGACACCAGCGGGACGCCCGTGCAGCCGGGAGGATCGGGTGCAGCAGGcgcaactggaactggaggAGCACCTTTAACGCTCGTGGGCAAAACGGTCGTTCCACCGAAAATACAAACGG CACCTGTCCAGATTCCCAGCACGGTTCCGGGTGCTCAGATCTCCCTGCTGGCCAATCCACTCAAGCCACGTGCGCCACTCATACTCAGCAAGGTGGCGGTGGACAAGCTGCGTCTAAAGTTCAACCAGGTCAAGAACAATCCAAATGCCCTCGTTCTCGGCAAAGCCAATCATGTGAAGAAACTTCTGCCATCGCCGAACCCCAGTGGCGAGGATAAGACCAAGAGCGTCCAGAACAACAAACATAATAATAGTGCCAGCCAACTGAAGGCGGTTGTTGCAGCCAAAACGATGCCCGTTGTCACGGAGGAGCCGACCATCAATAACAACCACGTGAGCCTGATTAAGGCCAAGCCCGTGGCCATGAAGGCAGTGCCGCTGCCCATCCAGGAAACGCCCACTGTGCCGGAAGTGGCGCCAGTTAGTACAGCTCCAGAGAAGGTTGATGTAGGGCCCAGTGCAAAGCCCACACCCAAGACAACACCCAAACCAACTCCTAAACCTTTAGAGATTTCCACAAATGGCAAAGCTAAGGAGAAAAAGGTACCTGCCCAggagcagaaacagaagccaATGGACActctgcaactgcaaccacCGGTGACCAAGGAAATCACTCAACTCCCGTCGGCTGTGCCCAAGGATTTGCCCAAGCTGAAGCGCTCGAAGTCCTTCGTGTCCAACCATCCCCCTTCTCCAGTCGCCAGCAACGAGCGTCGTCATTCGGTGGCCATAATGGCCAAGGAAGTGGATGTAATCGAGCAGCCCAGTGCGCCCATTGAGACCATCACCATAGAAGATGACGATGAGagcgaggaggagcagcagaagccgGAAAAGAAGGAGACGCCGAAGCAGAAACAGATGACAATGCCCATTCTGCCCGCAGGGATAACCATTTCCACCACCAGCAGAGcggtggccaaaaagaaacCCGTGAGAAAGAACTCCTCCGTGACGACAATCTCTTCCAGTGCCAGCGGCAGTTCGTCCAACAGCGATGTGGAGGAGGTGCCAGCCAAGAAAATCGAGGAGGAACTGAGTCTGCTGCCTGGCATAAGCATCATTAAGGCGGAATCTCTGCCACTGAGCAGGGAAGACTTTGAGCGCTCGTTGCGCTGCGATGAGCAGGTGCCCCAAACTCCGCCCAAgtcctcctcttcttcctcctcgAGCGGCTCTAATGCATCGGAAACGTCACCGCCGCCCAAATTAGCCGATGCAAAGCCAGCACGTCCACCTGTAAAGAATGGAAAGAAAGCTCACGACCATGATGTGTTCCCATCTCCTGGCAGCAAGACCAATACCTTTAAAAGGAGCATGATGCAGAACTTGACCATGCTGAAATGGCGCGGCCAGCAGCCGGCCAACCTGCAGAACTCCACCATCCGGTTCGAGCTGAACCAGTTCAACCTCCTGCAGATAAACGAGCGCTGCCAGCCGCGCCAAGGACCAGCTGCATACTTCGAGCGGCCTCTGTATGATCGTCCGGGCCGCCGGCCATCGGGCAGCATCCATCCGCTTCTCTATTTGTGCCAGCGTTGCAATTGCCACGGTCCCGCCGCTGACTTTCTGGCACCAC ATTTCTGCTCTGTTGGCTGTGTGCGTCGATCCCAGAAGCGTCGTCTGCCGACGACTACTCAGAAGGACAGCAAGATAAGCCGTACCCAGCTAGAGCAAACAGCTGGAACAGTGCCAGATCCGCCACAAAAGCAGCATGCCAACTACAAAACCCAAACGAAATCTCTGTCTGCCATACAAGAACAGCTGCAGCAACGGCAAAAGGATAAGGCTAGGAAGCCATTCCGCTGGAGCGAGTACCTCAAGTCAAAGGGAAAGGATGTGGCAGCGCCCATCCACCTGTTCCTTAACCCGTTCCCCATCAGTCCCAACTGTTTCGAGCGCGGCATGAAGCTGGAGGCCATCGATCCGGAGAACTGCTCACTCTTCTGTGTCTGCAGCATTGTCGAGGTGCGTGGCTATCGGCTGAAGCTTAGCTTCGATGGATACTCCTCCATGTACGACTTCTGGGTGAATGCCGACTCGCAGGACATCTTTCCGCCAGGCTGGTGCGATGAGACAGCACGCGTTCTGCAGGCGCCCAAGGACTACAACTCGGAGCGCTTCAGTTGGAGCCGCTACTTGGTGAAAACGGGCGGCAAGGCGGCTCCGCGGGCGCTCTTCGCTCATTTGAAtatgcagcagcagttggGAGTTCGCAACGGATTCGCTGTGGGCATGCATCTCGAGGCGGAGGATTTAAATGACACGGGAAAGATTTGTGTGGCCACAGTGACGGATATTCTGGACGAGCGTATTCGAGTCCACTTCGACGGCTGGGATGACTGCTACGACCTGTGGGTACACATCACCTCACCGTACATCCATCCCTGCGGCTGGCACGAGGGACGCCAGCAGTTGATCGTTCCGCCGGACTACCAAAAGTCGGCGTTCAATTGGGATGACTACATATCAGAGGTTGGAGGAATGGCCGCCTCAAAGGAGCTGTTCACACCACGTCAGCCGATGGAGTACCAAGCACGCATGAAACTGGAGGTGGTGGACCAGCGTAATCCCTGCTTGATTCGTCCGGCCACTGTGGTGACGCGGAAGGGTTACCGGGTTCAACTGCACCTGGACTGCTGGCCCACGGAGTACTACTTCTGGCTGGAGGACGACAGTCCGGATCTACACCCCATCGGCTGGTGCGAGGCCACTTCGCACGAACTGGAAACTCCGCCTGGCTATCTCCAGACCAAGTCCGTGATGCCCTGCGATGTGGAGGGATGTCGGGGCTATGGCAACGCCAAGCGCTTCAATCTCAATGTGCATGCTTTGCGGGATTGCTGTCCGTATGCGCCGGAGAATTGGCGTCAGTGGCGTTCCAAGACGGTGAAGCCACCGCGTGTGGCGCCCGAGAATATCAGACGTGGATGGGCGAAGAAACCAAAGCGAGCTAGTTCGGAGGCCAAGCAAGCCGTTAAGGATGAATCCCATCCAGAGGTTATCCAGCCGAAAACGGCTGCTAAGGCGCAAGCCAAGCGAAAGACGCCTCCACCGAAGGAGAAGGTTGTgaaaaagcagaagcaggatGCGGAGCAGGTGCCAGATGAACGCTCCCTGGCCATAGCCAAGTCCTTTGTAAAGGACTACGGACCACAGTTCCTGCAAAACTATCGCCTCTGGCAGCAGAACAGCGCCTTTGACTTGGACGAGGTGCGCTCCAATCCGCTTCACTGGACCAGCTGGGATGTGTGCGAGTACATCGAGCGTGCCCTGAATTCCACTGACATTGCCAAGCTGATCCTCGACCAGGACATCGACGGCAGGGCGCTGCTGATGCTGGGGCGCCAGGAGTTGGACAAGTACCTGAAGCTCAAGGTGGGCCCGGCCGTAAAGCTCTACTCCCTGATTGTGAATCTGCGCATCGCGGTCGTCTGCAAGTTTGGTTCCAATACCAGCGGACTGGCGATCAATGCCGATGCTCCGATTCGGGAGGAGGACACCCCTCTTGCTGCggcaaagcagcagcaggagcagtccCAGAGCAACGGCTACAAGGCGGAGCACGACCAGGAGCTCTCCGAGAGCGGGGACGACGAGGACGTGATGCTCGACAGCGATGACTTTCTCAGCGTTAAGCCGAGCTGCCTGGTGATTGACGAGGATGCCGATGGCGATGCCGACGCCGATGTGGTGATGGTGCCGCTGGAAGTGCGCATGCCCTTGCGCACGGCTTCCTAG
- the LOC122622342 gene encoding cysteine-rich hydrophobic domain-containing protein 2, translated as MSFSDFDAIYEDEQLDELEHFQDQTVAPVQEPIIIRGAGNMTVFGLSNRFNAEFPCGLLSRVAPEEFKATVGRINGVLKKSLPVNVKWLFCGCVCCCCTLGCSLWPVVCLSKRTQLTLDKLFEWENNHLYHKLGLHWRLHKQQCDSNSMMEYVILIEFIPKTPIYRPD; from the exons ATGTCCTTCTCCGACTTTGACGCCATCTACGAGGATGAGCAGCTGGACGAGCTGGAGCACTTCCAGGACCAAACAGTGGCGCCGGTCCAGGAGCCTATCATCATACGCGGCGCTGGCAACATGACGGT GTTTGGGCTGAGCAACCGCTTCAACGCGGAGTTTCCCTGCGGTCTGCTGTCGCGAGTGGCTCCCGAGGAGTTCAAGGCGACGGTGGGCCGGATCAACGGAGTGCTGAAGAAATCCCTGCCCGTCAACGTCAAATGGCTCTTCTGCGGCTGcgtctgctgttgctgcacgCTCGGTTGTTCCCTCTGGCCTGTCGTCTGTCTCAGCAAACGC ACACAACTCACACTGGACAAGCTGTTCGAATGGGAGAATAATCATCTATATCATAAGCTGGGCCTGCACTGGCGACTGCATAAGCAACAATGTGATTCCAATTCCATGATGGAGtatgttattttaattgaatttataccCAAAACGCCCATTTACCGGCCCGACTAA
- the LOC122622343 gene encoding short coiled-coil protein B, giving the protein MSLLNNDDSIPNMDEDPQVVIPDDEPPATGRMPSGRSMDSLRSSFTNRSSTPDSSHNSLEAMEMAQDDREEKARLITQVLELQNTLDDLSQRVDSVKEENLKLRSENQVLGQYIENLMSASSVFQSTSPSAAKKK; this is encoded by the exons ATGTCCCTGTTAAACAATGACGACAGCATTCCCAACATGGACGAGGATCCACAGG TGGTCATTCCGGACGACGAGCCACCGGCGACGGGACGAATGCCCAGTGGGAGGTCCATGGACTCCTTGCGCTCCTCGTTCACCAACCGGAGTTCTACGCCAGATTCATCGCACAATTCGCTGGAGGCCATGGAAATGGCCCAGGACGATAGGGAGGAGAAGGCCCGCCTCATCACACAGGTCCTGGAGCTGCAGAACACCCTGGACGATCTGTCGCAACGCGTCGATTCCGTTAAGGAGGAAAATCTCAAGCTGCGCTCCGAGAACCAGGTGCTCGGCCAGTACATCGAGAACCTGATGTCAGCCTCATCGGTGTTCCAGTCCACCAGTCCCAGTGCGGCCAAAAAGAAGTAA
- the LOC122620083 gene encoding uncharacterized protein LOC122620083 isoform X1, translated as MLPLSLASAEAKQLQRDISISMSPASGAAIASATTNGNGVASVSGGNPNPNSLLTLAPRKEELRFLPLASMGGNKTCNITISNVQPMKSKLTAVNIVPNSIKSAGAGATAGAAAAPLFQLVPSPSNPSQPLVAILAPNRKPTLLGGGASNTQPVVIRSGTPLHKSSLTVDTSGTPVQPGGSGAAGATGTGGAPLTLVGKTVVPPKIQTAAPVQIPSTVPGAQISLLANPLKPRAPLILSKVAVDKLRLKFNQVKNNPNALVLGKANHVKKLLPSPNPSGEDKTKSVQNNKHNNSASQLKAVVAAKTMPVVTEEPTINNNHVSLIKAKPVAMKAVPLPIQETPTVPEVAPVSTAPEKVDVGPSAKPTPKTTPKPTPKPLEISTNGKAKEKKVPAQEQKQKPMDTLQLQPPVTKEITQLPSAVPKDLPKLKRSKSFVSNHPPSPVASNERRHSVAIMAKEVDVIEQPSAPIETITIEDDDESEEEQQKPEKKETPKQKQMTMPILPAGITISTTSRAVAKKKPVRKNSSVTTISSSASGSSSNSDVEEVPAKKIEEELSLLPGISIIKAESLPLSREDFERSLRCDEQVPQTPPKSSSSSSSSGSNASETSPPPKLADAKPARPPVKNGKKAHDHDVFPSPGSKTNTFKRSMMQNLTMLKWRGQQPANLQNSTIRFELNQFNLLQINERCQPRQGPAAYFERPLYDRPGRRPSGSIHPLLYLCQRCNCHGPAADFLAPHFCSVGCVRRSQKRRLPTTTQKDSKISRTQLEQTAGTVPDPPQKQHANYKTQTKSLSAIQEQLQQRQKDKARKPFRWSEYLKSKGKDVAAPIHLFLNPFPISPNCFERGMKLEAIDPENCSLFCVCSIVEVRGYRLKLSFDGYSSMYDFWVNADSQDIFPPGWCDETARVLQAPKDYNSERFSWSRYLVKTGGKAAPRALFAHLNMQQQLGVRNGFAVGMHLEAEDLNDTGKICVATVTDILDERIRVHFDGWDDCYDLWVHITSPYIHPCGWHEGRQQLIVPPDYQKSAFNWDDYISEVGGMAASKELFTPRQPMEYQARMKLEVVDQRNPCLIRPATVVTRKGYRVQLHLDCWPTEYYFWLEDDSPDLHPIGWCEATSHELETPPGYLQTKSVMPCDVEGCRGYGNAKRFNLNVHALRDCCPYAPENWRQWRSKTVKPPRVAPENIRRGWAKKPKRASSEAKQAVKDESHPEVIQPKTAAKAQAKRKTPPPKEKVVKKQKQDAEQVPDERSLAIAKSFVKDYGPQFLQNYRLWQQNSAFDLDEVRSNPLHWTSWDVCEYIERALNSTDIAKLILDQDIDGRALLMLGRQELDKYLKLKVGPAVKLYSLIVNLRIAVVCKFGSNTSGLAINADAPIREEDTPLAAAKQQQEQSQSNGYKAEHDQELSESGDDEDVMLDSDDFLSVKPSCLVIDEDADGDADADVVMVPLEVRMPLRTAS; from the exons ATGCTGCCATTGTCGTTGGCCAGCGCGGAGGCCAAGCAGCTCCAGCGCGATATATCCATCTCCATGTCGCCAGCGAGTGGAGCAGCCATCGCTTCGGCCAccacaaatggaaatggtgtTGCCTCCGTCTCCGGCGGAAATCCAAATCCTAACAGCCTCCTTACGCTGGCTCCGCGCAAGGAGGAGTTGCGCTTCCTGCCCCTCGCATCCATGGGCGGCAACAAAACCTGCAACATCACCATCAGCAATGTCCAGCCAATGAAATCCAAACTGACGGCGGTCAACATAGTGCCAAATTCCATAAAGTCCGCTGGTGCAGGCGCCactgctggagcagcagctgcgccCCTGTTTCAGCTGGTGCCATCGCCCAGTAATCCTAGCCAGCCGTTGGTGGCCATTCTGGCACCGAATCGCAAACCCACGCTGCTTGGCGGAGGTGCATCCAATACCCAACCTGTGGTCATACGCTCCGGAACACCTTTGCACAAGAGCAGTCTGACCGTTGACACCAGCGGGACGCCCGTGCAGCCGGGAGGATCGGGTGCAGCAGGcgcaactggaactggaggAGCACCTTTAACGCTCGTGGGCAAAACGGTCGTTCCACCGAAAATACAAACGG CAGCACCTGTCCAGATTCCCAGCACGGTTCCGGGTGCTCAGATCTCCCTGCTGGCCAATCCACTCAAGCCACGTGCGCCACTCATACTCAGCAAGGTGGCGGTGGACAAGCTGCGTCTAAAGTTCAACCAGGTCAAGAACAATCCAAATGCCCTCGTTCTCGGCAAAGCCAATCATGTGAAGAAACTTCTGCCATCGCCGAACCCCAGTGGCGAGGATAAGACCAAGAGCGTCCAGAACAACAAACATAATAATAGTGCCAGCCAACTGAAGGCGGTTGTTGCAGCCAAAACGATGCCCGTTGTCACGGAGGAGCCGACCATCAATAACAACCACGTGAGCCTGATTAAGGCCAAGCCCGTGGCCATGAAGGCAGTGCCGCTGCCCATCCAGGAAACGCCCACTGTGCCGGAAGTGGCGCCAGTTAGTACAGCTCCAGAGAAGGTTGATGTAGGGCCCAGTGCAAAGCCCACACCCAAGACAACACCCAAACCAACTCCTAAACCTTTAGAGATTTCCACAAATGGCAAAGCTAAGGAGAAAAAGGTACCTGCCCAggagcagaaacagaagccaATGGACActctgcaactgcaaccacCGGTGACCAAGGAAATCACTCAACTCCCGTCGGCTGTGCCCAAGGATTTGCCCAAGCTGAAGCGCTCGAAGTCCTTCGTGTCCAACCATCCCCCTTCTCCAGTCGCCAGCAACGAGCGTCGTCATTCGGTGGCCATAATGGCCAAGGAAGTGGATGTAATCGAGCAGCCCAGTGCGCCCATTGAGACCATCACCATAGAAGATGACGATGAGagcgaggaggagcagcagaagccgGAAAAGAAGGAGACGCCGAAGCAGAAACAGATGACAATGCCCATTCTGCCCGCAGGGATAACCATTTCCACCACCAGCAGAGcggtggccaaaaagaaacCCGTGAGAAAGAACTCCTCCGTGACGACAATCTCTTCCAGTGCCAGCGGCAGTTCGTCCAACAGCGATGTGGAGGAGGTGCCAGCCAAGAAAATCGAGGAGGAACTGAGTCTGCTGCCTGGCATAAGCATCATTAAGGCGGAATCTCTGCCACTGAGCAGGGAAGACTTTGAGCGCTCGTTGCGCTGCGATGAGCAGGTGCCCCAAACTCCGCCCAAgtcctcctcttcttcctcctcgAGCGGCTCTAATGCATCGGAAACGTCACCGCCGCCCAAATTAGCCGATGCAAAGCCAGCACGTCCACCTGTAAAGAATGGAAAGAAAGCTCACGACCATGATGTGTTCCCATCTCCTGGCAGCAAGACCAATACCTTTAAAAGGAGCATGATGCAGAACTTGACCATGCTGAAATGGCGCGGCCAGCAGCCGGCCAACCTGCAGAACTCCACCATCCGGTTCGAGCTGAACCAGTTCAACCTCCTGCAGATAAACGAGCGCTGCCAGCCGCGCCAAGGACCAGCTGCATACTTCGAGCGGCCTCTGTATGATCGTCCGGGCCGCCGGCCATCGGGCAGCATCCATCCGCTTCTCTATTTGTGCCAGCGTTGCAATTGCCACGGTCCCGCCGCTGACTTTCTGGCACCAC ATTTCTGCTCTGTTGGCTGTGTGCGTCGATCCCAGAAGCGTCGTCTGCCGACGACTACTCAGAAGGACAGCAAGATAAGCCGTACCCAGCTAGAGCAAACAGCTGGAACAGTGCCAGATCCGCCACAAAAGCAGCATGCCAACTACAAAACCCAAACGAAATCTCTGTCTGCCATACAAGAACAGCTGCAGCAACGGCAAAAGGATAAGGCTAGGAAGCCATTCCGCTGGAGCGAGTACCTCAAGTCAAAGGGAAAGGATGTGGCAGCGCCCATCCACCTGTTCCTTAACCCGTTCCCCATCAGTCCCAACTGTTTCGAGCGCGGCATGAAGCTGGAGGCCATCGATCCGGAGAACTGCTCACTCTTCTGTGTCTGCAGCATTGTCGAGGTGCGTGGCTATCGGCTGAAGCTTAGCTTCGATGGATACTCCTCCATGTACGACTTCTGGGTGAATGCCGACTCGCAGGACATCTTTCCGCCAGGCTGGTGCGATGAGACAGCACGCGTTCTGCAGGCGCCCAAGGACTACAACTCGGAGCGCTTCAGTTGGAGCCGCTACTTGGTGAAAACGGGCGGCAAGGCGGCTCCGCGGGCGCTCTTCGCTCATTTGAAtatgcagcagcagttggGAGTTCGCAACGGATTCGCTGTGGGCATGCATCTCGAGGCGGAGGATTTAAATGACACGGGAAAGATTTGTGTGGCCACAGTGACGGATATTCTGGACGAGCGTATTCGAGTCCACTTCGACGGCTGGGATGACTGCTACGACCTGTGGGTACACATCACCTCACCGTACATCCATCCCTGCGGCTGGCACGAGGGACGCCAGCAGTTGATCGTTCCGCCGGACTACCAAAAGTCGGCGTTCAATTGGGATGACTACATATCAGAGGTTGGAGGAATGGCCGCCTCAAAGGAGCTGTTCACACCACGTCAGCCGATGGAGTACCAAGCACGCATGAAACTGGAGGTGGTGGACCAGCGTAATCCCTGCTTGATTCGTCCGGCCACTGTGGTGACGCGGAAGGGTTACCGGGTTCAACTGCACCTGGACTGCTGGCCCACGGAGTACTACTTCTGGCTGGAGGACGACAGTCCGGATCTACACCCCATCGGCTGGTGCGAGGCCACTTCGCACGAACTGGAAACTCCGCCTGGCTATCTCCAGACCAAGTCCGTGATGCCCTGCGATGTGGAGGGATGTCGGGGCTATGGCAACGCCAAGCGCTTCAATCTCAATGTGCATGCTTTGCGGGATTGCTGTCCGTATGCGCCGGAGAATTGGCGTCAGTGGCGTTCCAAGACGGTGAAGCCACCGCGTGTGGCGCCCGAGAATATCAGACGTGGATGGGCGAAGAAACCAAAGCGAGCTAGTTCGGAGGCCAAGCAAGCCGTTAAGGATGAATCCCATCCAGAGGTTATCCAGCCGAAAACGGCTGCTAAGGCGCAAGCCAAGCGAAAGACGCCTCCACCGAAGGAGAAGGTTGTgaaaaagcagaagcaggatGCGGAGCAGGTGCCAGATGAACGCTCCCTGGCCATAGCCAAGTCCTTTGTAAAGGACTACGGACCACAGTTCCTGCAAAACTATCGCCTCTGGCAGCAGAACAGCGCCTTTGACTTGGACGAGGTGCGCTCCAATCCGCTTCACTGGACCAGCTGGGATGTGTGCGAGTACATCGAGCGTGCCCTGAATTCCACTGACATTGCCAAGCTGATCCTCGACCAGGACATCGACGGCAGGGCGCTGCTGATGCTGGGGCGCCAGGAGTTGGACAAGTACCTGAAGCTCAAGGTGGGCCCGGCCGTAAAGCTCTACTCCCTGATTGTGAATCTGCGCATCGCGGTCGTCTGCAAGTTTGGTTCCAATACCAGCGGACTGGCGATCAATGCCGATGCTCCGATTCGGGAGGAGGACACCCCTCTTGCTGCggcaaagcagcagcaggagcagtccCAGAGCAACGGCTACAAGGCGGAGCACGACCAGGAGCTCTCCGAGAGCGGGGACGACGAGGACGTGATGCTCGACAGCGATGACTTTCTCAGCGTTAAGCCGAGCTGCCTGGTGATTGACGAGGATGCCGATGGCGATGCCGACGCCGATGTGGTGATGGTGCCGCTGGAAGTGCGCATGCCCTTGCGCACGGCTTCCTAG